From one Phocaeicola salanitronis DSM 18170 genomic stretch:
- a CDS encoding ATP-binding protein, whose protein sequence is MKPIERRKYPYGIQVFSIIRKENYLYVDKTEYVYRMTHSDNRYMFLNRPRRFGKSLLTDTLHCYFEGRKELFEGLAIERLETEWTSYPVLHFDMSTAKNLSKEGLERELDRKLFAYEKIYGREEKDIEINQRLQGLIERAFQQTGKGVVILIDEYDAPLLDVMHEDENLPVLRNVMRNFYSPLKACGQYLRYVFLTGITKFSQLSIFSELNNIENISMDTSYAAVCGITEEEMRTQMDADTVWLAERMGTTKEDALQQLKTYYDGYHFAWPSPDVYNPFSLMAAFSKGKIESYWFGSGTPTYLIEMLDKYQVIPQEISGRKCEASDFDAPTERMTDITPLFYQSGYLTIKNYSAFSGLYLLDIPNREVRIGLMRSLLPNYVRRPAELNTLVGEMAECIHFGDMDGALRLMQTVLSTVPYCENTRYEGHYQQMLYLIFTLLGSFADVEVRTPQGRVDVVMRTHDTLYIIEVKLDKDAGEAMRQIDLKQYPERFALCGLPVVKVGVSFDSGRHTLSGWVIE, encoded by the coding sequence ATGAAACCCATAGAACGAAGAAAATACCCGTATGGCATTCAGGTGTTTTCGATAATCCGGAAAGAGAATTATCTGTATGTCGACAAGACGGAATACGTCTACCGCATGACGCATTCCGACAACAGATACATGTTTCTGAACCGTCCGCGCCGTTTCGGCAAGTCGTTGCTTACCGATACGCTGCACTGTTATTTCGAAGGTCGCAAGGAGCTGTTCGAGGGGCTTGCCATCGAACGGCTGGAAACGGAATGGACCTCGTATCCGGTGCTGCACTTCGATATGAGTACGGCAAAGAACTTGAGCAAGGAAGGATTGGAAAGGGAATTAGACAGGAAATTGTTCGCTTATGAGAAAATCTATGGACGGGAAGAAAAAGACATAGAAATCAATCAACGCCTGCAAGGGCTGATAGAACGCGCTTTTCAACAGACGGGTAAGGGAGTGGTGATTTTGATTGACGAATACGACGCCCCTCTGCTGGATGTCATGCACGAAGACGAGAATCTGCCTGTGTTGCGCAATGTGATGCGCAATTTCTACAGTCCGCTGAAGGCGTGCGGGCAGTATTTGCGTTATGTGTTCCTGACAGGCATCACCAAGTTCTCGCAGCTTAGCATCTTCAGTGAGCTGAACAACATAGAGAATATCAGCATGGATACGTCTTATGCCGCCGTGTGCGGCATTACGGAAGAAGAGATGCGCACACAGATGGACGCCGATACCGTATGGCTGGCAGAACGGATGGGGACCACCAAGGAGGATGCTTTGCAGCAGTTGAAGACCTATTACGACGGCTATCATTTCGCCTGGCCCTCGCCCGATGTGTACAATCCGTTCAGCCTGATGGCGGCGTTCAGCAAAGGGAAGATAGAATCTTACTGGTTCGGGAGCGGCACTCCGACGTACTTGATTGAGATGCTGGACAAATACCAGGTGATTCCGCAGGAGATAAGCGGGCGGAAGTGTGAAGCAAGCGATTTTGATGCCCCTACCGAGCGCATGACCGATATCACTCCGCTTTTCTACCAGAGCGGCTACCTGACCATCAAGAACTATTCGGCTTTCTCCGGCCTGTATCTGCTGGATATCCCGAACCGGGAGGTGCGCATCGGGCTGATGAGAAGCTTGCTGCCTAACTACGTGCGCCGTCCTGCCGAGCTGAATACGCTGGTGGGCGAAATGGCGGAATGCATCCATTTCGGAGACATGGACGGGGCTTTGCGCCTGATGCAGACGGTGCTTTCCACCGTGCCTTATTGCGAGAACACGCGTTACGAGGGGCATTATCAGCAGATGCTTTACCTGATATTCACCTTGCTGGGCAGTTTTGCGGATGTGGAGGTCCGTACGCCGCAGGGCAGGGTAGACGTGGTGATGCGCACGCACGACACCTTATATATAATAGAGGTGAAACTCGATAAGGATGCCGGTGAGGCGATGAGGCAAATCGACCTGAAGCAATACCCCGAACGCTTCGCTCTTTGCGGGCTTCCGGTAGTGAAAGTGGGCGTCAGCTTCGACAGCGGACGGCATACATTGTCCGGCTGGGTCATCGAATGA
- a CDS encoding GNAT family N-acetyltransferase, with product MAIRICTYDRSKDIPVLPGTNIFHSTELFRVLEQTPGYRPTLLVAWENELPIGKLLCITRRNARLTGLRKKTYAYGTGEYFNTPRKADEIFGEFLSYFTVKFQEQSFFLEFRNLEEPLFGYRYFRQNGFFPVRWLRVRNSLHHQTLDKWISASRKRQIARGLKNGATMEIARTQEDIESFFGLLRKYYAAKIHRHLPDLRFFIALLKQPSEREVGQIFLVRYKDKVIGGSVCLFSQETAYLLFSAGMSKTYPLLYPGVLAVWNAMTYARQQGYRHFEFIEAGIPFKKYTYRDFILRFGGRQLSTRRWFRIRWKWLNRLLIYFYI from the coding sequence ATGGCTATCCGAATATGCACATACGACCGCTCGAAAGATATTCCGGTTCTTCCGGGAACGAATATCTTTCATTCTACCGAATTGTTCCGGGTACTGGAACAAACTCCCGGCTACCGCCCGACCTTGCTGGTGGCATGGGAAAACGAGCTTCCCATCGGGAAGCTGCTTTGCATCACGCGCCGCAACGCACGGCTTACCGGACTTCGGAAAAAGACATACGCATACGGCACCGGCGAATATTTCAACACCCCGCGCAAAGCCGATGAAATCTTCGGGGAATTCCTCTCCTACTTTACGGTAAAGTTTCAGGAGCAGTCTTTCTTCCTGGAATTCAGGAACCTGGAAGAGCCTCTTTTCGGCTACCGCTATTTCCGGCAGAACGGATTCTTCCCCGTCCGCTGGCTCCGGGTGCGCAACTCCCTCCACCACCAGACCCTCGACAAATGGATCAGCGCGTCACGCAAAAGACAAATCGCCCGAGGGCTGAAAAACGGCGCCACAATGGAGATTGCACGGACGCAGGAAGACATCGAATCCTTCTTCGGCCTTCTGAGGAAATATTACGCGGCAAAAATACACCGCCACCTTCCCGACCTGCGCTTTTTCATCGCCTTGCTGAAACAACCCTCCGAACGGGAAGTAGGGCAAATCTTCCTCGTCCGCTACAAGGACAAAGTCATCGGCGGCTCGGTATGCCTGTTCTCGCAAGAAACGGCCTACCTGCTTTTCTCGGCAGGCATGAGCAAAACCTACCCCCTCCTCTACCCGGGTGTGCTTGCCGTATGGAATGCCATGACCTACGCCCGCCAGCAAGGCTACCGGCATTTCGAATTCATCGAAGCAGGCATTCCGTTCAAAAAATATACCTACCGCGATTTCATCCTCCGTTTCGGAGGCAGGCAGTTGAGCACCCGCCGCTGGTTCCGCATCCGCTGGAAATGGCTGAACAGGCTGCTGATTTATTTCTATATATAA
- a CDS encoding nitroreductase family protein: MENFSDLIKRRRSMRKFTGEELTQDEVVALLRAALMSPSSKRSNCWQFVVVDEKHTLELLSKCKASGADFLKDAPLAIVVLADPLASDVWIEDASVASLMIQLQAEDLGLGSCWIQVRERYTAAGMPAGEYVQGVLDIPLQLQVLSIIAIGHKGMERKPFDESKLLWEKVHLNKYKGE; encoded by the coding sequence ATGGAAAATTTCAGTGATTTGATAAAGAGGCGGCGCAGCATGCGCAAGTTTACCGGAGAAGAACTGACGCAGGACGAAGTGGTGGCTTTGTTGCGGGCAGCCTTGATGTCCCCTTCTTCCAAGCGGAGCAACTGCTGGCAGTTTGTCGTGGTCGACGAGAAGCATACGCTTGAGCTGTTGTCGAAATGCAAGGCTTCGGGAGCCGATTTCCTGAAAGACGCTCCGCTTGCCATTGTCGTGCTGGCAGATCCGTTGGCAAGCGATGTGTGGATAGAAGATGCTTCGGTGGCGTCTCTCATGATTCAGCTTCAGGCAGAGGATTTGGGGCTGGGGAGTTGCTGGATTCAGGTACGCGAGCGTTATACCGCTGCGGGGATGCCTGCCGGCGAATACGTACAGGGTGTATTGGACATCCCTTTGCAGCTTCAGGTGCTTTCCATCATTGCCATAGGGCATAAAGGCATGGAGCGGAAACCGTTCGATGAAAGCAAGCTGCTGTGGGAGAAAGTCCACCTTAATAAATACAAGGGAGAATGA
- a CDS encoding Rossmann-like and DUF2520 domain-containing protein gives MKNEESLSIEKIVLVGAGNVATHLGTALCDAGYAVVQVFSRTGESASALAEKLGCPYTTDISRIVPDAGLYIVSVKDSVLAEVVPPLVRRNPEALFVHTAGSMPMDVWKGEAHRYGVLYPMQTFSKGRAVDFTAVPFFIEGSGEEEAGALRALAERIGGHAYEATSEQRRYLHIAAVFACNFTNHMYALAHRLLAAHGLPFEAMLPLIDETARKVHELPPAEAQTGPARRYDGNVIGKHLEMLAGEPRLAELYEKISRSIHEEDKSQLIHKLK, from the coding sequence ATGAAGAATGAAGAATCATTGTCAATTGAAAAAATAGTATTAGTGGGTGCCGGAAACGTGGCGACCCACTTGGGGACGGCTTTGTGTGATGCCGGATATGCCGTGGTTCAGGTGTTCAGCCGCACCGGGGAGTCTGCCTCGGCATTGGCGGAGAAACTGGGATGCCCCTATACGACGGACATCAGCCGGATAGTGCCGGATGCCGGGCTTTACATCGTATCTGTCAAAGATTCGGTATTGGCAGAAGTGGTTCCGCCTTTGGTGCGCCGCAATCCGGAAGCCTTGTTCGTGCATACGGCAGGAAGCATGCCGATGGATGTATGGAAGGGTGAAGCCCACCGTTACGGGGTGCTTTATCCGATGCAGACCTTCAGCAAGGGCAGGGCGGTAGACTTTACGGCTGTTCCTTTCTTTATCGAAGGTTCGGGCGAAGAAGAGGCCGGAGCGTTAAGGGCGCTGGCGGAGCGGATAGGCGGGCACGCCTACGAAGCTACGTCCGAGCAACGCCGGTATCTGCACATTGCGGCGGTGTTCGCCTGCAATTTCACCAATCACATGTATGCCTTGGCACATCGCCTGCTGGCTGCCCACGGCTTGCCTTTCGAGGCTATGCTGCCATTGATTGACGAAACGGCACGGAAGGTGCACGAATTGCCTCCGGCGGAAGCGCAGACCGGTCCGGCACGGCGGTATGACGGGAACGTCATCGGAAAGCACCTGGAAATGCTTGCCGGCGAACCGCGTCTGGCAGAGCTGTATGAGAAGATCAGCCGGAGCATTCATGAGGAGGACAAGTCTCAATTAATTCACAAACTCAAATGA
- a CDS encoding KdsC family phosphatase — MINYDLTKIRAMAFDVDGVLSAETVPMDAKGEPMRTLNIKDGYALQFAVKCGLHVAIITGGRSEAIRKRYEALGVKDIYIGASVKTNEFADWLSRRSLKPEEVLYMGDDIPDYDVLRLAGLSCCPADAAPEIKAVCRYISHRNGGCGCGRDVIEQVLRAQGKWMSHADAFGW, encoded by the coding sequence ATGATAAATTACGATTTGACAAAGATAAGGGCAATGGCATTCGATGTCGACGGGGTATTGAGTGCGGAAACTGTTCCGATGGATGCGAAAGGGGAGCCTATGCGGACCCTGAATATTAAGGACGGATACGCCCTTCAGTTTGCCGTGAAATGCGGCTTGCACGTCGCTATCATTACCGGCGGGCGTTCGGAAGCCATCCGGAAGCGCTACGAGGCGTTGGGCGTGAAAGACATTTACATAGGTGCGTCTGTCAAGACGAACGAGTTTGCCGACTGGCTTTCCCGGCGCAGCCTGAAGCCGGAGGAGGTGCTGTATATGGGCGACGATATCCCCGATTATGACGTGCTGCGTCTGGCGGGCCTGTCTTGTTGTCCAGCCGATGCCGCTCCCGAAATCAAGGCGGTGTGCCGGTACATTTCCCACCGGAACGGGGGATGCGGATGCGGGCGCGATGTGATAGAGCAGGTCTTGCGGGCGCAAGGCAAGTGGATGTCGCACGCTGATGCGTTCGGATGGTGA
- a CDS encoding Maf-like protein yields MLENLQKYKVKLASNSLRRRELLSGLGIAYEVKVLPGIDETYPDTLSGEEIPVYIAREKADAYRKDMEADELIITADTIVFVDGEVLGKPADEEDACRMLRKLSGRTHQVITGVCLTTVDFQKAFAAVTDVTFAALGEDEIWYYVSRYRPFDKAGAYGVQEWIGYVGVTGMQGSFYNVMGLPVQRLYQELKAL; encoded by the coding sequence GTGTTAGAGAATTTGCAGAAATACAAGGTGAAGCTTGCTTCCAATTCGCTCCGGCGCAGGGAATTGCTTTCGGGGCTGGGCATTGCGTATGAGGTTAAAGTGTTGCCGGGCATTGACGAGACATACCCGGATACGTTGAGCGGGGAGGAGATTCCGGTGTACATCGCCCGTGAGAAGGCGGACGCATACCGCAAGGACATGGAAGCGGACGAGTTGATTATTACGGCGGATACCATTGTTTTCGTCGACGGGGAAGTGTTGGGAAAGCCGGCAGACGAAGAAGATGCGTGCCGGATGCTCCGCAAGCTGTCGGGGCGGACGCATCAGGTCATTACAGGGGTATGCCTGACTACGGTTGACTTCCAGAAGGCGTTCGCAGCGGTGACGGATGTGACGTTCGCGGCGCTGGGCGAGGACGAAATCTGGTATTATGTCTCCCGTTACCGTCCGTTTGACAAGGCGGGCGCCTACGGGGTGCAGGAATGGATTGGGTATGTGGGTGTCACCGGCATGCAAGGCTCGTTTTATAATGTGATGGGGCTTCCCGTGCAGCGGCTTTACCAGGAACTCAAGGCGTTATAG
- a CDS encoding Rne/Rng family ribonuclease — MTSELVVDVQPKEISIALLEDKNLVEFQKEERNLSFSVGNMYVGKVRKLMPGLNACFVDVGFEKDAFLHYLDLGPQFLSFQKYLKQVISDRKKLYPMAKASMLPDIEKEGSISNILQQGQEVIVQIVKEPISTKGPRLTCELSFAGRYLVLIPFNDKVSVSQKIKSSEERARLKQLLQSIKPKNFGVIVRTVAEGKRVAELDAELKVLLKHWEETITKVQKATKMPTLVYEETSRTVAMLRDLFNPSYENIYVNDETVYNEVKNYVALIAPERVGIVKLYKGQLPIFDNFAITKQIKSSFGKTVSYKSGAYLIIEHTEALHVVDVNSGNRSKSANGQEANALDVNLGAADELARQLRLRDMGGIIVVDFIDMNLAENRQKLYERMCQNMQKDRAKHNILPLSKFGLMQITRQRVRPAMDVTTDENCPTCFGKGKIKPSILFTDTLESKIDYLVNKLKVKKFTLHIHPYVAAYINQGIVSLKRKWQMKYGFGIKIIPNQSLAFLQYKFYDAHNEEIDMKEEFEIK, encoded by the coding sequence GTGACAAGCGAATTAGTAGTAGATGTACAGCCGAAAGAGATTTCAATCGCCCTGCTGGAGGATAAGAATCTGGTAGAGTTCCAGAAAGAAGAAAGGAACCTTTCTTTCTCTGTCGGCAACATGTACGTGGGCAAAGTCAGGAAACTGATGCCCGGACTGAACGCCTGCTTTGTAGATGTCGGTTTCGAAAAAGACGCTTTCCTTCATTACTTAGACCTCGGACCTCAATTCCTTTCTTTTCAGAAGTATCTGAAGCAAGTTATCAGCGACCGGAAAAAACTTTATCCCATGGCGAAAGCTTCCATGCTGCCCGACATCGAAAAAGAGGGAAGCATCTCGAACATCCTTCAGCAAGGACAGGAAGTAATCGTGCAAATCGTAAAAGAGCCCATATCGACCAAAGGGCCGCGCCTGACGTGCGAGCTGTCGTTCGCCGGAAGGTATCTGGTGCTTATCCCCTTCAACGATAAAGTTTCGGTCTCGCAAAAAATCAAGTCGAGCGAAGAACGCGCGCGCCTGAAACAATTGCTGCAAAGCATCAAGCCGAAAAACTTCGGCGTCATCGTACGCACGGTGGCAGAAGGGAAGCGCGTGGCAGAACTGGACGCCGAACTGAAAGTATTGCTGAAACATTGGGAAGAGACCATCACAAAAGTACAAAAGGCAACCAAAATGCCTACACTGGTCTACGAAGAGACAAGCCGCACGGTAGCCATGCTGCGCGACCTGTTCAACCCTTCGTACGAAAACATCTACGTGAACGACGAGACCGTTTACAACGAAGTAAAGAATTATGTAGCCCTGATAGCCCCCGAACGTGTGGGTATTGTCAAGCTATACAAAGGCCAGCTTCCCATTTTCGATAACTTTGCCATCACCAAACAAATCAAGTCATCGTTCGGCAAGACCGTCTCCTACAAAAGCGGGGCTTATCTGATTATCGAGCATACCGAAGCGCTGCACGTAGTGGACGTGAACAGCGGTAACCGTTCGAAATCTGCCAACGGACAAGAAGCCAATGCCCTCGATGTGAACTTGGGCGCAGCCGATGAGTTGGCGCGCCAGCTACGGCTGAGGGACATGGGAGGCATCATTGTCGTCGACTTCATCGACATGAACCTTGCCGAGAACAGGCAGAAGCTCTACGAACGCATGTGCCAGAACATGCAGAAAGACCGCGCGAAACACAACATCCTGCCCCTCAGCAAATTCGGGCTGATGCAGATAACGCGCCAGCGCGTGCGTCCGGCAATGGATGTCACCACCGACGAAAACTGCCCCACTTGTTTCGGGAAAGGGAAAATCAAGCCCTCCATCCTGTTCACAGATACGCTGGAAAGTAAAATAGACTACCTGGTCAATAAGTTGAAGGTAAAGAAATTTACATTGCACATCCACCCCTACGTAGCGGCATACATCAACCAAGGGATTGTATCGCTGAAACGGAAATGGCAGATGAAATACGGCTTCGGCATCAAGATTATCCCGAACCAAAGCCTTGCCTTCCTGCAATATAAATTCTACGATGCCCACAATGAGGAAATCGACATGAAAGAGGAGTTCGAAATCAAGTAA
- a CDS encoding HU family DNA-binding protein, whose amino-acid sequence MTKAEIVNEIARNTGIDRQTVLTTLEAFMNSVKTSLSNDENVYLRGFGSFIVKKRAQKTARNISKNTTIIIPEHNIPAFKPAKTFTLSVKK is encoded by the coding sequence ATGACTAAAGCAGAGATTGTAAACGAAATTGCCAGAAATACCGGCATCGACAGACAAACGGTACTCACTACGCTGGAAGCATTTATGAATTCAGTAAAGACGTCATTATCAAATGATGAAAACGTATACCTCCGTGGGTTCGGCAGTTTCATCGTGAAGAAAAGAGCGCAGAAAACTGCCCGCAACATTTCAAAAAACACAACGATTATAATCCCGGAACACAACATTCCGGCATTCAAGCCGGCAAAGACGTTTACTCTTTCAGTAAAAAAATAA
- the mutY gene encoding A/G-specific adenine glycosylase, translating to MSRFGETLIRWYQENKRDLPWRDTKDPYKIWISEIILQQTRVAQGYDYYCRFVERFPDVFSLARADEDEVMKYWQGLGYYSRARNLHEAARSIAARGAFPDTYEEVRGLKGVGDYTAAAICSFAYGMPCAVVDGNVYRVLSRWLGIEEPIDTGKGKKLFAALADELLERSAPALYNQAIMDFGAVQCVPSSPSCLLCPLADSCAALQKGLVAALPVKRHKAKVANRYFVYFYVRAGAYTFLHKRGAGDIWHNLYEFPLVEAGKEVAEEEVPGLPGYVRLFGGCEVQSVRTVARQVKHVLSHRVIYADCYEITLAEGEMPQGAFQKVLMEDVHKFAVPRLISRFFSLLLKPNI from the coding sequence ATGAGTCGGTTCGGAGAAACATTGATACGTTGGTATCAGGAAAACAAGCGGGATTTGCCTTGGCGGGATACGAAAGACCCTTATAAGATATGGATATCGGAAATCATTCTGCAGCAGACCCGTGTCGCGCAGGGGTATGATTATTATTGCCGGTTTGTCGAGCGTTTCCCCGACGTGTTTTCCCTGGCGCGGGCGGACGAGGACGAGGTGATGAAGTATTGGCAGGGGCTGGGCTATTATTCCCGTGCGCGGAATTTGCATGAGGCGGCCCGCTCGATAGCCGCGCGGGGGGCTTTCCCCGATACGTATGAGGAGGTGCGCGGGCTGAAGGGGGTGGGCGACTATACTGCCGCCGCTATCTGCTCGTTTGCTTACGGCATGCCTTGTGCCGTGGTGGACGGGAATGTATACCGGGTCTTGTCGCGCTGGCTGGGGATAGAAGAGCCGATAGACACGGGGAAGGGGAAGAAGCTGTTTGCGGCGCTGGCAGACGAGCTGCTGGAACGGTCTGCGCCGGCTCTGTACAATCAGGCGATTATGGATTTCGGTGCGGTCCAGTGTGTGCCTTCCTCTCCTTCGTGCCTGCTTTGCCCGTTGGCGGACAGTTGCGCCGCCTTGCAGAAAGGGCTGGTGGCGGCGCTTCCCGTCAAGCGGCATAAGGCGAAGGTGGCGAACCGCTATTTCGTTTATTTTTATGTCCGTGCGGGCGCGTATACCTTTCTTCATAAGCGCGGAGCCGGCGACATTTGGCACAACCTGTATGAATTCCCGCTGGTGGAGGCCGGCAAGGAAGTGGCAGAGGAGGAGGTGCCCGGGCTTCCCGGATACGTCCGGCTGTTCGGAGGATGCGAAGTGCAGTCCGTCCGTACGGTAGCCCGGCAGGTGAAGCATGTCCTGTCGCACCGGGTGATTTACGCCGACTGTTATGAAATCACCCTGGCTGAGGGAGAGATGCCTCAAGGGGCGTTTCAGAAAGTTTTGATGGAGGATGTGCACAAATTTGCGGTCCCGCGCTTGATATCTCGTTTTTTTTCGCTACTTTTGAAACCAAATATTTAA
- a CDS encoding single-stranded DNA-binding protein — MSLNKVQLIGNVGKDPDVRYLDNGVAVAAFPLATTERGYTLANGTQVPERTEWHNIVLWRGLAETAEKYVHKGDKLYIEGKIRSRSYDDQNGIKRYVVEIFGDNMEMLTPRPVAGGQPQQAASQPQPSAPVQPARQADAAEDLPF; from the coding sequence ATGTCATTGAATAAAGTTCAGTTGATAGGCAATGTGGGAAAAGACCCGGATGTGCGCTATCTGGATAATGGAGTGGCGGTGGCGGCATTCCCGCTTGCCACTACGGAAAGAGGATATACCCTGGCGAACGGCACGCAGGTGCCCGAACGTACGGAATGGCACAACATCGTGTTGTGGCGCGGACTGGCTGAAACGGCAGAGAAATACGTGCACAAAGGCGACAAGCTGTATATAGAAGGGAAAATCCGTTCGCGTTCGTATGACGACCAGAACGGAATCAAACGCTATGTGGTGGAGATTTTCGGCGATAACATGGAAATGCTGACGCCGCGCCCCGTTGCCGGCGGACAGCCCCAGCAGGCGGCTTCCCAGCCACAGCCTTCCGCTCCTGTACAGCCTGCCCGTCAGGCGGATGCCGCAGAGGACCTGCCTTTTTAA
- the gldE gene encoding gliding motility-associated protein GldE, translating to MDPDSYLSFLKDWFDGLSIVPPSAGAVTAVVLAVVLLCVSGLVSASEIAFFSLAEDDLDKVDEGKSVADRRIRSLLDDSEHLLATILISNNVVNVAIVLLFACFFFDVVHWAGGYAVEFVLLVAVLVFLLLLFGEIMPRIYSAQHPLGFCRRVAALLCFLRSLFRPASNVLVRSAFFVTRMAAKHNKTARLSVDDLSQALELTDKNEISEESGMLKGIIRFGEETAKEVMTSRLDMVDLEIGTPFPEVIQCVVENAYSRIPVYEESRDRIKGILYIKDLLPFLDKGEDFRWQNLIRPAYFVPETKMIDDLLRDFQANKIHIAIVVDEFGGTSGLVTMEDIIEEIVGEINDEYDEEERNYVKLSDNVYEFEGKTLLADFYKIVNVDPDEFEDVAGDADTLAGLVLELKGEFPALHEIIRYKDFVFEALEMDAHRIVKVKVTKKNASV from the coding sequence TTGGACCCTGACTCGTATTTATCTTTTCTTAAAGATTGGTTTGACGGATTAAGTATTGTGCCTCCTTCGGCGGGGGCGGTGACAGCCGTTGTTCTGGCTGTCGTTTTATTGTGTGTGTCCGGACTGGTTTCGGCTTCGGAGATTGCTTTCTTTTCATTGGCGGAAGATGACCTGGACAAGGTAGACGAAGGGAAGTCGGTTGCCGACCGCCGGATTCGGAGCTTATTGGACGATTCCGAACATTTGCTCGCGACGATTCTGATTTCCAACAATGTGGTGAATGTCGCCATCGTCCTCTTGTTTGCCTGTTTCTTTTTCGATGTGGTCCATTGGGCAGGCGGATATGCCGTAGAGTTTGTGTTGCTTGTTGCGGTTCTGGTTTTTCTGTTGTTGCTTTTCGGCGAAATCATGCCCCGCATTTATTCGGCGCAGCATCCGTTGGGCTTTTGCCGGAGGGTTGCCGCGTTGCTTTGTTTCCTGCGTTCGTTGTTCAGGCCTGCTTCCAATGTGTTGGTGCGTTCTGCCTTTTTCGTAACGCGGATGGCGGCGAAGCACAACAAGACCGCCCGCCTTTCGGTAGACGACCTGTCGCAGGCGCTGGAACTGACGGACAAGAACGAGATTTCGGAAGAAAGCGGCATGTTGAAAGGCATCATCCGCTTCGGTGAAGAAACGGCGAAGGAAGTCATGACCTCCCGTCTGGATATGGTGGATTTGGAGATTGGAACTCCTTTTCCGGAAGTGATTCAGTGTGTGGTGGAAAATGCGTATTCGCGCATCCCCGTCTACGAGGAATCCCGCGACCGCATCAAAGGCATCCTCTACATCAAAGACCTGTTGCCTTTCCTCGACAAGGGGGAAGACTTCCGGTGGCAAAACCTGATTCGTCCGGCTTATTTCGTTCCGGAGACGAAGATGATTGACGACCTGCTCCGCGATTTTCAGGCCAATAAGATTCACATCGCGATTGTGGTGGATGAATTTGGAGGCACGTCGGGGCTGGTTACGATGGAAGACATCATCGAGGAGATTGTAGGGGAAATCAACGACGAATACGATGAGGAGGAGCGGAATTATGTGAAGCTTTCGGATAACGTGTATGAGTTCGAAGGAAAGACATTGCTTGCCGACTTCTATAAGATTGTGAACGTAGACCCCGACGAGTTCGAAGACGTGGCAGGCGATGCCGACACGTTGGCGGGGCTTGTGCTGGAGCTGAAAGGCGAGTTCCCGGCATTGCATGAGATTATCCGTTATAAGGATTTTGTGTTCGAGGCGCTCGAAATGGACGCGCACCGCATCGTGAAAGTAAAAGTGACGAAGAAAAATGCCTCTGTTTAG
- a CDS encoding 4'-phosphopantetheinyl transferase family protein: protein MPLFSCWKDEAGTFAIWKTEESNEALRASLKGAFPYDADLSRLKAESRRSEYLAVRVLLAEVCGEEKAICHEPSGKPFLADGSFRLSISHTRGYVAVALHPEREVGIDIEQVSERVLKVADRFMCGEELAGQAEALKGCPEEAEQAALYYVLLHWSAKETLYKLMGEEEVDFSRHLRILPFRLRPEGRFSGCECRTRQGMRYEIRYMLHPDFVCTWSMGG from the coding sequence ATGCCTCTGTTTAGCTGTTGGAAGGACGAAGCGGGCACGTTTGCCATTTGGAAAACGGAAGAATCCAATGAGGCGTTGCGGGCTTCGCTGAAGGGAGCGTTCCCTTACGATGCCGACCTTTCCCGCCTGAAAGCGGAATCGCGGCGCAGCGAGTACCTGGCGGTAAGGGTATTGCTTGCCGAAGTGTGCGGCGAAGAGAAAGCGATTTGCCATGAACCGTCGGGGAAGCCTTTTCTGGCGGATGGAAGTTTCCGTTTGTCCATCTCCCATACCAGGGGCTACGTGGCGGTGGCGCTTCATCCGGAAAGGGAAGTGGGCATAGACATCGAGCAGGTTTCGGAAAGGGTATTGAAAGTGGCAGACCGCTTTATGTGCGGCGAGGAACTGGCAGGGCAGGCGGAAGCGTTGAAGGGCTGTCCGGAAGAGGCGGAACAAGCCGCTTTGTATTACGTGCTGCTGCACTGGTCGGCAAAAGAGACGCTGTATAAGCTGATGGGCGAGGAGGAGGTTGATTTCAGCCGCCATCTCCGCATCTTGCCTTTCCGCCTTCGTCCGGAGGGGCGTTTCAGCGGTTGCGAATGCCGCACCCGACAGGGGATGCGATACGAGATACGCTACATGCTTCATCCGGATTTCGTCTGTACGTGGAGCATGGGCGGTTAA